In Pseudomonas lalkuanensis, the following are encoded in one genomic region:
- a CDS encoding DUF1028 domain-containing protein, with amino-acid sequence MTFSIIGRCPETGQLGIAISSSSIAVGARCPWVRAGVGAVATQNVTLPALGPQILDLLDSQQLEPAAALDRALSTNGWSQYRQVTVIDAQGRTALFSGSEALGVHNAVAGEQCVAAGNLLSGTQVIQVMVQAFEATPGVLADRLLAAMRAAMAAGGEAGPVHSAALKVMGDLTWPIIDLRVDWAEEDPIGQLDTLWQAYRPQMQDYLTRALNPTAAPSYGVPGDE; translated from the coding sequence ATGACGTTCTCCATTATCGGTCGCTGCCCCGAAACCGGGCAGCTCGGCATCGCCATCAGTTCTTCCAGCATCGCCGTTGGCGCCCGTTGCCCCTGGGTGCGGGCCGGGGTCGGCGCGGTCGCGACCCAGAACGTCACCCTGCCGGCCCTGGGGCCGCAGATCCTCGACCTGCTCGACTCGCAGCAACTGGAACCGGCGGCCGCTCTCGACCGGGCACTCAGCACCAACGGCTGGAGCCAGTACCGGCAGGTGACCGTGATCGACGCCCAGGGTCGCACTGCGCTGTTCAGCGGCAGCGAGGCACTGGGGGTCCACAACGCGGTAGCCGGTGAGCAATGCGTCGCTGCCGGGAACCTGCTGTCCGGCACTCAGGTGATCCAGGTCATGGTGCAGGCCTTCGAAGCAACGCCCGGCGTGCTGGCCGATCGTCTGCTGGCGGCCATGCGTGCCGCGATGGCGGCCGGTGGTGAAGCCGGTCCCGTGCATTCGGCGGCGCTGAAAGTGATGGGGGACCTCACCTGGCCGATCATCGACCTTCGCGTCGACTGGGCGGAAGAGGATCCCATCGGGCAACTGGATACCCTATGGCAGGCATATCGGCCGCAGATGCAGGACTACCTGACCCGGGCGCTGAATCCGACCGCCGCGCCCAGCTACGGGGTGCCGGGCGATGAGTGA
- the ihfB gene encoding integration host factor subunit beta → MTKSELIERIVTHQGQLSSKDVELAIKTMLEQMSQALATGDRIEIRGFGSFSLHFRAPRVGRNPKTGESVRLDGKFVPHFKPGKELRDRVNEPE, encoded by the coding sequence ATGACCAAGTCGGAGTTGATCGAACGAATCGTCACTCATCAGGGCCAGCTTTCGTCCAAGGATGTCGAGCTTGCCATCAAGACCATGCTCGAGCAGATGTCCCAGGCATTGGCCACAGGAGATCGGATCGAGATTCGTGGCTTCGGTAGTTTTTCCCTTCATTTCCGCGCACCGCGCGTCGGACGTAATCCCAAGACAGGTGAGTCAGTCAGGTTGGACGGTAAATTTGTACCGCATTTCAAGCCTGGGAAGGAACTCCGAGACAGGGTCAACGAACCCGAATAG
- a CDS encoding DMT family transporter, with product MPSIQTLLLLLLALGAGAVVPLQAGTNALLGRGLGHPLWATLVSLLVSIAVLLPLLLALRVPMPSFAFAAKAPIWVWSGGTYGVCFISLALILAPKLGVSGFVAAAVAGQMLASLALDHFGLMGLTERPLNPGKALGALLLVAGVVVLQVFSSEVAPVVQRAGA from the coding sequence ATGCCATCGATCCAAACGCTTCTTCTGCTGTTGCTGGCCCTGGGCGCCGGGGCCGTAGTGCCACTTCAGGCCGGCACCAATGCCCTGTTGGGCCGGGGTCTGGGGCATCCGCTCTGGGCGACGCTGGTGTCTTTGCTGGTGAGCATCGCTGTGTTGCTGCCGCTGTTGCTGGCGCTGCGTGTGCCGATGCCGTCCTTCGCCTTTGCCGCCAAGGCGCCGATCTGGGTGTGGAGCGGCGGCACCTATGGTGTCTGCTTCATTTCCCTGGCGTTGATCCTTGCGCCCAAGCTGGGGGTGAGCGGTTTCGTAGCGGCGGCGGTGGCAGGGCAGATGCTGGCGTCCCTGGCCCTGGATCACTTCGGTCTGATGGGGCTGACGGAGCGACCGCTGAATCCGGGCAAGGCGCTGGGTGCACTGTTGCTGGTTGCGGGTGTCGTGGTGTTGCAGGTGTTCAGCAGCGAGGTGGCGCCAGTGGTGCAGCGCGCCGGGGCCTAG
- a CDS encoding RidA family protein → MPTHTRIRMFNTKDTYPNQTLNNDLCQAVRAGNTVYVRGQVGTDFEGRLVGLGDPRAQTEQAMKNVKQLLEEAGSDLSHIVKTTTYLIDPRYREPVYQEVGKWLKGVFPISTGLVVSALGQPQWLMEIDVIAVIPDDWQPEQV, encoded by the coding sequence ATGCCTACCCATACCCGCATCCGCATGTTCAATACAAAAGACACCTACCCGAACCAGACCCTGAACAACGACCTGTGCCAAGCAGTGCGCGCCGGCAATACGGTCTATGTTCGCGGTCAGGTCGGCACCGATTTCGAGGGACGGCTGGTGGGCCTCGGCGACCCGCGCGCCCAGACCGAGCAGGCGATGAAGAACGTCAAGCAACTGCTGGAAGAGGCTGGCAGCGACCTTTCCCACATCGTCAAGACCACCACCTACCTGATCGATCCGCGCTATCGCGAGCCCGTCTACCAGGAAGTCGGCAAGTGGCTGAAGGGCGTGTTCCCCATCTCCACCGGATTGGTGGTATCGGCACTCGGTCAGCCCCAGTGGCTCATGGAGATCGACGTCATCGCGGTGATTCCGGACGACTGGCAGCCGGAGCAGGTATAA
- the argE gene encoding acetylornithine deacetylase: MSESSSRELLERLIGFATVSRDSNLELIAFIRDYLAGLGVECELFHNPERTKANLFATIGPRDRGGVVLSGHTDVVPVDGQSWTVEPFQLTEREGRLYGRGTADMKGFIASVLAAVPAFLGRPLTLPVHLAFSYDEEVGCLGVRPMLAELERRPHKPRLCLIGEPTELKPVLGHKGKLAVRCQVQGAACHSAYAPYGVNAIEYAARLIGKLGDIGAELARPERHDERFDPPFSTVQTGTIKGGRALNIVPAECEFDFEVRALPDFDARQVVDELQAYAETELAPRMRAVQPETGISLKPLSAYPGLATSPDSEAARLLALLSGSTEFGTVAFGTEGGLFEQAGIPTVVCGPGSMEQGHKPDEFISREQLAGCDAMLRRLALHLQGEGGSA, encoded by the coding sequence ATGAGTGAGTCGTCCAGTCGCGAGTTGCTCGAGCGGCTGATCGGCTTTGCGACGGTCAGTCGTGACTCCAACCTCGAGCTGATCGCGTTCATCCGGGACTACCTCGCCGGGCTGGGGGTGGAGTGCGAGCTCTTTCATAACCCGGAACGCACCAAGGCCAACCTGTTCGCCACCATCGGTCCTCGCGACCGGGGTGGCGTCGTGCTTTCCGGGCATACGGACGTGGTGCCGGTGGATGGGCAGTCATGGACGGTAGAGCCTTTCCAGCTGACGGAGAGAGAAGGGCGGCTATATGGGCGCGGTACAGCGGATATGAAGGGCTTCATCGCATCAGTGCTGGCCGCGGTGCCTGCCTTTCTGGGGAGACCGCTGACGCTGCCGGTTCATCTGGCCTTCTCCTATGACGAGGAGGTGGGCTGCCTGGGCGTGCGTCCTATGCTGGCGGAGCTGGAGCGGCGGCCCCACAAGCCGCGCCTGTGCCTGATCGGTGAGCCTACCGAGCTGAAACCGGTGCTGGGCCACAAGGGCAAGCTGGCGGTGCGCTGCCAGGTCCAGGGCGCCGCCTGTCATTCCGCCTATGCGCCCTATGGCGTCAATGCCATCGAATACGCGGCGCGGCTGATCGGCAAGCTGGGGGATATCGGCGCGGAACTGGCGCGCCCCGAGCGTCATGACGAGCGTTTCGATCCACCGTTTTCCACAGTCCAGACCGGGACCATCAAGGGCGGGCGTGCCCTGAACATCGTACCGGCGGAGTGCGAGTTCGATTTCGAGGTGCGTGCACTGCCGGACTTCGATGCCCGGCAGGTGGTGGATGAGCTGCAAGCTTACGCGGAGACCGAACTGGCGCCGCGGATGCGCGCCGTCCAGCCGGAAACGGGTATCAGCCTGAAGCCGTTGAGCGCCTATCCGGGGCTGGCCACTTCGCCGGACAGCGAGGCCGCGCGACTGCTCGCACTGCTCAGCGGTTCAACGGAGTTCGGCACGGTGGCCTTCGGTACCGAGGGCGGTTTGTTCGAGCAAGCGGGCATTCCCACTGTGGTATGTGGTCCGGGAAGCATGGAGCAGGGGCACAAGCCGGACGAATTCATCAGCCGCGAGCAACTGGCCGGATGCGATGCGATGCTGCGCCGTCTGGCGCTTCATCTGCAGGGTGAAGGCGGTTCGGCGTAG
- the rpsA gene encoding 30S ribosomal protein S1: MSESFAELFEESLKSLDMQPGAIITGIVVDIDGDWVTVHAGLKSEGVIPVEQFFNEQGELTIKVGDEVHVALDAVEDGFGETKLSREKAKRAESWLVLEAAFNAEEVVKGVINGKVKGGFTVDVSGIRAFLPGSLVDVRPVRDTTHLEGKELEFKVIKLDQKRNNVVVSRRSVLEAENSAEREALLESLQEGQQVKGIVKNLTDYGAFVDLGGVDGLLHITDMAWKRIKHPSEIVNVGDEIDVKVLKFDRERNRVSLGLKQLGEDPWVAIKARYPEGTRVTARVTNLTDYGCFAELEEGVEGLVHVSEMDWTNKNIHPSKVVQVGDEVEVQVLDIDEERRRISLGIKQCKSNPWEDFSSRFNKGDKISGTIKSITDFGIFIGLEGGIDGLVHLSDISWNEVGEEAVRRFKKGDELETVILSVDPERERISLGIKQLEDDPFSSYASMHEKGSIVRGTVKEVDAKGAVISLGGEIEGVLKASEISRDRVEDARNVLKEGEEVEAKIISIDRKSRVISLSIKSKDVDDEKDAMKELRKQEVESTGPTTIGDLIRAQMENQG; the protein is encoded by the coding sequence ATGAGCGAAAGCTTTGCAGAACTTTTTGAAGAAAGCCTGAAATCCCTCGACATGCAGCCCGGTGCCATCATCACCGGCATCGTGGTCGACATTGATGGTGACTGGGTCACCGTCCATGCTGGCCTGAAATCCGAGGGCGTCATCCCGGTCGAGCAGTTCTTCAACGAACAAGGCGAACTGACCATCAAAGTGGGTGACGAGGTCCACGTAGCGCTTGACGCAGTGGAAGACGGCTTCGGTGAAACCAAGCTGTCCCGCGAGAAAGCCAAGCGCGCCGAGTCCTGGCTGGTTCTGGAAGCCGCCTTCAACGCCGAAGAAGTGGTCAAGGGCGTTATCAATGGCAAGGTCAAGGGCGGTTTCACCGTCGACGTCAGCGGCATCCGCGCGTTCCTGCCGGGCTCCCTGGTCGACGTGCGTCCCGTACGCGACACCACCCACCTGGAAGGCAAGGAACTCGAGTTCAAGGTCATCAAGCTGGACCAGAAGCGCAACAACGTTGTCGTTTCCCGTCGCAGCGTCCTGGAAGCCGAGAACAGCGCCGAGCGCGAAGCTCTGCTGGAATCCCTGCAGGAAGGCCAGCAAGTCAAAGGTATCGTCAAGAACCTCACCGACTACGGTGCGTTCGTTGACCTGGGCGGCGTAGACGGCCTGCTGCACATCACCGACATGGCCTGGAAGCGCATCAAGCATCCGTCCGAGATCGTCAACGTTGGTGACGAGATCGACGTGAAGGTCCTGAAGTTCGACCGCGAGCGCAACCGCGTTTCCCTGGGCCTGAAGCAACTGGGCGAAGACCCATGGGTTGCCATCAAGGCTCGTTACCCGGAAGGCACTCGCGTGACCGCCCGTGTAACCAACCTCACCGACTACGGCTGCTTCGCCGAGCTGGAAGAGGGCGTGGAAGGCCTGGTGCACGTTTCCGAAATGGACTGGACCAACAAGAACATCCACCCGTCGAAAGTCGTTCAGGTTGGCGACGAAGTGGAAGTTCAGGTTCTGGACATCGACGAAGAGCGTCGTCGTATCTCCCTGGGCATCAAGCAGTGCAAGTCCAACCCGTGGGAAGACTTCTCCAGCCGCTTCAACAAGGGCGACAAGATCTCCGGCACCATCAAGTCGATCACCGATTTCGGTATCTTCATCGGCCTGGAAGGCGGTATCGATGGTCTGGTTCACCTGTCCGACATCTCCTGGAACGAAGTTGGCGAAGAAGCCGTACGCCGCTTCAAGAAGGGCGACGAGCTGGAAACCGTCATCCTCTCCGTTGATCCGGAGCGTGAGCGCATCTCCCTGGGCATCAAGCAACTGGAAGACGATCCGTTCTCCAGCTACGCCTCCATGCACGAGAAGGGCAGCATCGTTCGCGGCACCGTGAAAGAAGTTGACGCCAAGGGCGCTGTAATCAGCCTCGGCGGCGAGATCGAAGGTGTTCTGAAGGCTTCCGAAATCAGCCGTGACCGCGTTGAAGACGCTCGTAACGTGCTGAAGGAAGGCGAAGAAGTCGAAGCCAAGATCATCAGCATCGACCGCAAGAGCCGCGTAATCAGCCTCTCCATCAAGTCCAAGGACGTTGATGACGAGAAGGACGCCATGAAGGAACTGCGCAAGCAGGAAGTCGAGTCCACCGGCCCGACCACCATTGGTGACCTGATCCGTGCTCAGATGGAGAACCAGGGTTAA
- a CDS encoding LysR family transcriptional regulator, translating to MQQMNDLRRIDLNLLVILDALLAEQHVTRAAERLHLSQPAVSHALGRLRDLLADPLLVRVGGGLTPTPRALELQRPLAEALGRVQALLAPQGFDPGTAQRSFRLAMSDYGAASLLPTLTRALREQAPGIDLEISQGSRETMLEQLQNGEIDLAAGVFPELPDNLRSTSLFEEGFACLVDRNSLPAQELDLASYLARPHVLVEMSGGGAAEIERALTRIRERRRIAVRLPHWSVAPQLIAGTDLILTVASRVLRRIDMDHLAVVPPPFELPGITFDLAWHQRTLGDPALDWLRGQVQVAAA from the coding sequence ATGCAGCAAATGAATGATCTTCGCCGCATCGACCTGAACCTGCTGGTCATCCTCGACGCCCTACTGGCCGAGCAGCACGTCACCCGCGCCGCCGAACGCCTGCACCTCAGCCAACCGGCGGTCAGCCACGCCCTGGGACGCTTGCGCGACCTGCTCGCCGATCCATTGCTGGTTCGCGTTGGCGGCGGTCTGACGCCCACCCCACGCGCCCTGGAATTGCAGCGCCCACTGGCCGAGGCCCTGGGAAGGGTCCAGGCGCTGCTGGCTCCCCAAGGCTTCGATCCCGGCACTGCCCAGCGCAGCTTTCGCCTGGCCATGTCCGATTACGGCGCCGCCAGCCTGCTGCCGACCCTGACCCGCGCCCTGCGCGAGCAGGCGCCCGGAATCGACCTGGAAATCAGCCAGGGCAGCCGCGAGACCATGCTGGAACAACTGCAGAATGGCGAGATCGACCTGGCCGCCGGGGTTTTCCCGGAACTGCCCGACAACCTGCGCAGCACCAGCCTGTTCGAGGAAGGCTTCGCCTGCCTGGTGGACCGCAACAGCCTGCCCGCGCAAGAGCTCGACCTCGCCAGCTACCTGGCGCGCCCCCATGTGCTGGTCGAGATGAGCGGCGGTGGCGCCGCCGAGATCGAGCGCGCACTGACCCGCATCCGCGAGCGCCGCCGCATTGCCGTGCGCCTGCCCCACTGGAGCGTGGCCCCGCAATTGATCGCCGGCACCGACCTCATCCTCACCGTTGCCAGTCGCGTCCTGCGCCGGATCGACATGGATCACCTGGCCGTGGTGCCGCCACCGTTCGAGCTGCCGGGGATCACCTTCGATCTGGCCTGGCACCAACGCACCCTTGGCGACCCGGCGCTGGACTGGCTGCGTGGCCAAGTGCAGGTCGCGGCCGCCTGA
- a CDS encoding Wzz/FepE/Etk N-terminal domain-containing protein, translating to MSNDCQGKMVQDEIGLLTIFCAFWERKLWVALVTATCTIVSVLYASSGKPIYQARATLLPPTELQISSLNVGRGVGTEFAPYTSDKVFSLLKKNLVSAYARQEYYKTISETGRKTGVVDSVDRVSFSVEPLPERLVLVVSGESPESIVKHAKGFLDVVDSLAKKEVVGNSNEEFDVKRKSIKLEMAALRKIAKLRRIDQIHRLQEALSIAESIKLVKMPVLQGASFSASEAAGAMVDSMMYLKGVEVLKAELHVLENRVSDDPYIPALRTLQEELEVLSVRDVNVEDITIFNMDGRVASSEISSGPRKFVVVLCGFIFGVGLGAFLALAHFLIKRGRL from the coding sequence GTGAGCAACGACTGCCAAGGGAAAATGGTTCAGGACGAAATTGGCCTATTGACTATTTTCTGTGCATTCTGGGAGCGAAAGCTTTGGGTGGCCCTTGTTACTGCCACGTGCACTATTGTTTCTGTTTTGTATGCCTCTAGCGGGAAGCCGATTTATCAGGCCAGGGCCACTCTTTTGCCACCGACAGAGCTCCAAATTTCCTCACTTAATGTGGGTCGGGGAGTGGGTACTGAGTTTGCTCCTTACACTAGTGATAAGGTTTTTTCTTTACTAAAGAAGAATCTAGTGTCGGCTTACGCACGTCAGGAATATTATAAGACAATATCTGAAACTGGGCGGAAAACCGGAGTGGTTGATTCCGTTGATAGGGTTTCATTTTCAGTGGAACCGCTGCCGGAGCGGTTGGTTCTGGTTGTTTCTGGCGAGAGCCCCGAGTCGATAGTTAAGCACGCAAAAGGTTTTTTGGACGTTGTTGATTCTTTAGCCAAGAAGGAAGTTGTCGGAAACTCCAATGAAGAGTTTGACGTCAAAAGGAAAAGCATAAAGCTGGAGATGGCTGCGCTACGCAAAATTGCGAAACTGAGACGAATTGATCAGATCCATCGGTTGCAGGAGGCTCTGAGTATTGCTGAATCAATAAAATTGGTGAAGATGCCGGTTCTGCAGGGTGCATCTTTTTCTGCGAGCGAGGCAGCGGGCGCCATGGTTGATAGCATGATGTATTTGAAAGGCGTTGAGGTCTTGAAAGCCGAACTGCACGTTTTGGAAAACAGGGTGTCTGACGATCCATACATTCCGGCACTGAGGACCTTGCAGGAAGAACTTGAGGTTCTTAGTGTGAGAGACGTGAATGTGGAAGATATAACTATCTTCAATATGGATGGTAGAGTTGCTTCTTCCGAAATATCATCAGGTCCTAGGAAGTTTGTTGTAGTGCTATGTGGATTCATTTTTGGGGTTGGGCTTGGCGCTTTCCTTGCGTTGGCTCATTTTCTGATTAAGCGTGGGCGTTTGTAA
- a CDS encoding VRR-NUC domain-containing protein, with protein MPAALEDPFYYLNNFHTLLDWIRERYSDLLDAEEQAFIEDFHALPRASQALLVRMVMRKGTLFRASKLNYAEIGETRAAAEPLVALGWVDDAPELELPQLFGLLTLGEVDACFGKAPGRKAERLEALMCEHVEPRTFAAWYPASGDCVYALGLMDVCDRLRLMFFGNLYQDWSEFVLADLGIYQYEKVEIDASARGFRERADLDYYLQLHRWRERFEAGEALDQLFPELPLQPHSNPWLDARRRKLLFQVGQQCERSELLEAALGLYGLCDYPGARVRRIRVLERLDANAEAFDLAQHACAGPESEEEEQHLGRILPRLRRKLGLPKESPATRSPVQRIDLVLPQPPEPLSVEHAVLLHLHEDGAPVHYVENTLFNSLFGLLCWDAIFAALPGAFFHPFHNGPADLLSPDFHARRAELFDACLAQLDSGAYQASIRRTYATKQGLLSPFVHWGNLDETLLEQALACLPAAQLRACFQRILADIKSNRAGLPDLIQFWPEERRFRLIEVKGPGDRLQDNQLRWLEFCAQHGIPVEVCYVQWADA; from the coding sequence ATGCCCGCAGCCCTCGAAGACCCTTTCTATTACCTGAACAACTTCCACACCCTGCTGGACTGGATTCGCGAACGTTACAGCGACCTGCTGGATGCCGAGGAGCAGGCCTTCATCGAGGATTTCCACGCCCTGCCCCGCGCCTCCCAGGCGCTGCTGGTACGCATGGTGATGCGCAAAGGCACGCTGTTTCGCGCCAGCAAGCTGAACTACGCCGAAATCGGCGAAACCCGCGCTGCGGCGGAACCCCTGGTGGCCCTGGGTTGGGTGGATGACGCGCCGGAACTCGAACTGCCGCAACTCTTCGGCCTGCTCACCCTGGGCGAAGTGGACGCCTGCTTCGGCAAGGCACCGGGACGCAAGGCCGAGCGGCTGGAAGCCCTGATGTGCGAACACGTCGAACCCCGTACCTTCGCCGCCTGGTACCCGGCAAGCGGCGACTGCGTGTACGCCCTCGGCCTGATGGATGTCTGCGACCGCCTGCGCCTGATGTTCTTCGGCAACCTCTATCAGGACTGGTCCGAATTCGTCCTCGCCGACCTCGGTATCTACCAGTACGAAAAAGTGGAGATCGACGCCTCGGCACGGGGCTTCCGCGAGCGCGCCGACCTGGACTACTACCTGCAACTGCACCGCTGGCGGGAGCGCTTCGAAGCCGGCGAAGCACTGGACCAATTGTTCCCCGAACTCCCCTTGCAACCCCACTCGAATCCCTGGCTGGATGCGCGTCGGCGCAAGCTGCTGTTCCAGGTCGGCCAGCAATGCGAGCGCAGCGAACTGCTGGAAGCCGCCCTGGGTCTGTACGGCCTGTGCGACTACCCGGGCGCACGGGTACGGCGAATCCGCGTTCTGGAGCGACTGGACGCCAATGCAGAAGCCTTCGACCTCGCGCAGCACGCCTGCGCAGGGCCCGAGAGCGAAGAGGAAGAGCAGCACCTTGGCCGTATCCTGCCGCGCCTGCGACGCAAGCTGGGCCTGCCCAAGGAGTCGCCAGCCACCAGGTCCCCCGTGCAGCGCATCGACCTGGTACTGCCGCAGCCACCGGAGCCGCTCTCGGTGGAGCACGCTGTGCTGCTGCACTTGCACGAAGACGGCGCGCCCGTGCACTACGTGGAGAACACCCTGTTCAATTCGCTGTTCGGCCTGCTCTGCTGGGACGCCATCTTCGCCGCGCTTCCCGGTGCCTTCTTCCACCCATTCCACAACGGCCCGGCGGACCTGCTCAGCCCCGACTTCCATGCACGCCGCGCCGAACTGTTCGACGCCTGCCTGGCGCAACTGGACAGCGGCGCCTACCAGGCCAGCATCCGTCGGACCTACGCCACCAAGCAGGGGCTGCTATCGCCCTTCGTCCATTGGGGCAACCTGGATGAAACCCTGCTCGAGCAGGCCCTTGCCTGCCTGCCGGCGGCACAGCTGAGAGCCTGCTTCCAGCGCATCCTCGCGGACATCAAGTCCAATCGCGCCGGCCTCCCGGACCTGATCCAGTTCTGGCCTGAAGAACGACGCTTTCGCCTGATCGAAGTGAAAGGCCCAGGCGACCGCCTGCAGGACAACCAGCTACGCTGGCTGGAGTTCTGCGCCCAGCACGGGATTCCCGTGGAAGTCTGCTACGTGCAATGGGCGGACGCCTGA
- a CDS encoding flavin-containing monooxygenase gives MTDLNQAAFQKHMGVTVEQMEIDTLVVGAGQAGVAMSEHLSKLGVPHLVLERNRIAEAWRTGRWDSLVANGPAWHDRFPGLEFEGLDPDAFAPKEQVAAYFEAYAKKFDAPIRTGVEVKSVVRNSDRPGFTIETSEGVIQARRVVSATGPFQRPVIPPIAPKDDRLMQIHSAQYRNPEQMPEGAVLVVGAGSSGVQIADELMRAGRKVYLSVGPHDRPPRAYRNRDFCWWLGVLGEWDAEAARPGKEHVTIAVSGARGGKTVDFRELAQEGMTLVGLTKSFNDGVVTFQADLAENLARGDENYLSLLDAADAYIARNGLDLPEEPEARKTFPEPECVANPILDLDLAEAGVTSIIWATGYSVDFSWLQVNAFDANGKPKHQRGVSSEPGVYFLGLPWLSRRGSTFIWGVWHDAKHIADHIATQRKYLAYRDAAQRQAED, from the coding sequence ATGACCGACCTGAACCAAGCCGCCTTTCAAAAGCACATGGGCGTGACGGTTGAACAAATGGAAATAGATACGCTTGTTGTCGGTGCCGGCCAGGCCGGCGTGGCCATGAGCGAGCACCTTAGCAAGCTCGGCGTGCCCCACCTGGTTCTCGAGCGCAACCGCATTGCCGAAGCCTGGCGCACGGGGCGTTGGGATTCGCTGGTGGCCAATGGCCCGGCCTGGCACGACCGCTTCCCCGGGCTGGAATTCGAAGGCCTCGACCCTGACGCCTTCGCCCCGAAGGAGCAGGTTGCGGCGTACTTCGAGGCCTATGCGAAGAAATTCGACGCCCCCATCCGCACTGGGGTGGAAGTGAAGAGCGTGGTTCGCAATTCCGATCGCCCGGGCTTCACGATCGAAACCTCCGAAGGTGTGATCCAGGCCCGCCGCGTGGTATCTGCCACCGGCCCCTTCCAGCGTCCGGTCATTCCGCCGATCGCGCCCAAGGATGATCGGCTCATGCAGATCCACTCCGCCCAGTACCGCAATCCGGAGCAGATGCCTGAGGGCGCCGTCCTGGTAGTGGGTGCGGGCTCGTCGGGGGTGCAGATCGCAGATGAACTGATGCGCGCCGGCCGGAAGGTCTACCTGTCGGTCGGGCCGCATGATCGTCCTCCGCGCGCCTACCGCAACCGTGATTTCTGCTGGTGGCTGGGCGTTCTTGGCGAGTGGGATGCCGAGGCGGCCAGGCCGGGCAAGGAGCACGTCACCATTGCGGTGAGCGGTGCCCGCGGCGGCAAGACAGTCGATTTCCGCGAACTGGCCCAGGAGGGCATGACGCTGGTCGGCCTGACGAAATCCTTCAATGACGGTGTGGTGACCTTTCAGGCCGATCTTGCGGAAAACCTCGCTCGCGGCGACGAAAACTACCTGTCGCTGCTGGATGCTGCGGATGCCTACATCGCCCGCAATGGTCTCGACCTTCCGGAAGAACCCGAAGCTCGCAAGACCTTCCCGGAACCGGAATGCGTGGCCAATCCGATTCTGGACCTCGACCTCGCCGAGGCTGGCGTCACTTCGATCATCTGGGCCACCGGCTATTCCGTAGATTTCAGCTGGCTGCAGGTCAACGCCTTCGACGCGAACGGCAAGCCAAAGCATCAGCGCGGTGTTTCCAGCGAGCCTGGCGTGTATTTCCTCGGGCTGCCCTGGCTGTCCCGTCGCGGCTCCACCTTCATCTGGGGGGTCTGGCACGACGCCAAGCACATCGCCGACCACATCGCCACGCAGCGCAAATACCTCGCCTATCGCGACGCCGCGCAGCGCCAGGCCGAGGACTGA